The following is a genomic window from Nocardioides thalensis.
GCGCCGTCGGGGTTCATCGTCGGGACCACCCACAGCGCCGTGCCCGACTTCGGGCGGAGGTGGTCGCGGACGTGCCACGCGGTGCGGGGCCCGGCCGGCTCGTCGCCGTGCATCTGGCCGAGCAGGAGCAGCACGTGCTCGGCCTCGGGGTCGCCGCGGAACCAGGCGGTGATCGCCCGGCCGCGGACGGAGCGGCCGATCACCCGTTTGCGGGTGACGTACGCCGGATCCGCGGTCACGGCGACCCGCTCGGAGCGGGAGGAGGTCGTCGGGCCGGTCGCCTCGTAGCGCACCTGGTAGTGGTGCACGCCCTTGGTGCGCACCCGGACCGGGACCTCGATGCGACCCAGGTGGCCGGGGCGCAGGCGCTCGCCCTTCACGCGCGTGCGGCCGTCGTACACGACGACGGTCCCGGTCGGGCCGTCGACCGGCCCGGCCGCGACCCGCACCCGGAGCGTGATGGTCTCGCGCGCCGTGGTCCGCTCCGGGGCGCGGAGGACGGTCGTGGTGGGGACCGCCGGCACCCATCGGCGCTCGCTGGTCGCGGTGCCGGGCGCGCCGGGGTCCGTCGGGTCGGAGGCGGTGACGCGTACGGCGAGCCGGGTCCGCACGTCGGCGGCGCGGATCTCGTAGGTGGTGCCGGTGGCGCCGCCGATCGGGTCGCCGTCGCGCAGCCACTGGTAGGCGAACGTGAGGTCCTCGCCGGTCCACGTGCCGGGGTCGGCGGTGAGCGTCGTGCCCAGGGTGCCGGGGCCGCTGACGCTCGGTCTGGTCACGTTGTCGGGCTCGGCCGCGCGCGCGGGTCCGGCCGCCAGGGCCACCTGGACCAGCTGGACCAGCAGGGCGAGCAGCAGGGGCGCGGCGATCCGCCGGGGAGTCATGACCCGCGAGCGTAGGTCGGTGGCGCAGGAGCGTCCACGTCTCCGGGAAATCGATGGTGGGCGACCGGGCGGGCTGGTGGGATGGGTGCATGACAGCGCTGGTCCGTCCCGACGCCCGCCTCGCCCGCGCCTGGGCGGCCATGATGGCCGACTTCGGCGGCTGGGACGAGGCGCACGGGTCCGGCTACTGGTGGGCCGAGGAGCCGCCGCCGTACGGCGAGGGCGACTGCGCCGCGTTCGTCGACCTCGTCCTGGCGCACGAGCCACCGGCGGACCCGCCGTCCACGCGGGTCGGGTCGACGTTCTTCTGGATCGCGGAGGGCAGCGAGGAGGAGCCGGGCGAGCTGGTCGGCTTCCTCAACACCCGGCACCGGCTCAACGACTTCCTCCTCGAGCAGGGCGGCCACATCGGCTACTCCGTGCGGCCCTCCGCGCGCCGCCGGGGCCACGCCTCGCGGGCGCTCGCCCTCGCCGTGCGCGACGCGGGGCAGCGCCTCGGCATCGACCGGGTGCTCGTCACGTGCGACGACGACAACCTGCCGTCAGCGGCGACAATCGAACGGAACGGCGGGGTCCTGGAGGACGTGCGCGGCATCAAGCGGCGGTACTGGATCGACGCCCGTACCGCGGCGGTCACTCGCTGACGAGACGCCCGCGGACGTAGAGCCACGCCCCGCCGGTCCGCAGGAAGCGGCTCACCTCGTGCACGGCGCCCGGCTCGCGGCGGACGACGTACGACGCCCGGAACTCGACGACGCCTTTCGTGTCCTCCGGCCCGCCGGCCTCCTTCGACACCACCTCGAGACCGGTCCACGTGAGGTCCGGGTCGAAGTCGACGACCTCCGGGCGCGTCGCCGGGTGCCAGGTCCGGAGCACGTGGGCCTCGTCGTGGACGACGAACGCGCTGTAGCGCGACCGCATCAGCTCCTCCGCGGTCGCCGCGCGGCGGAGGCCCGCGTGCAGCGCGCCGCAGCAGGCGTCGTACCGATCGCCGGAACCGCACGGGCAGCCACCGCGGGTCACGCCCCCAGCACCCGCCGCAGGTAGGCGTTCGTGAACACCCGGTCCGGGTCGAGCCGGTCGCGGAGCGCGAGGAAGTCGTCGAAGCGGGGATAGAGCTCCGCGAGGCCGTCGGCCTGCCGGGTGTGCAGCTTGCCCCAGTGCGGCCGTCCTCCCGCGTCCTTGAGCACCTGCTCGACGAGGGCGAAGTACCGGGCGTGGTCGGTGCGGTGGTGGGTGTGGAACGCCAGGTAGAGCGAGTCGCGCTCGTACGCCGTCGACAGCGGTACGTCGTCGGCCGGTGCCACCCGGATCTCGACCGGGAATGACACGGTGAGCCCCGACCGGTCGATCACCCGTCGGCACTCCCGCAGCACGTCGAGGCCCACGGCGCGGGGCACGGCGTACTCCATCTCCCGGAAGCGGACCCGGCGCTCGGTCGTGAACACCCGGTGCGCGACGTCGGTGTAGGTGCGGGGCCCGAAAAGGCGTGCGGCGAGCCGGTTGGCCCGCGGGATCACCCGGGGCGCGTGGTTGAGCACTGCTGTCTGGGCACCGAACACGGTGTTGGAGAGCAGGTCGTCGTCGAGCCAGGCGCGCCAGCGGGGGAGCGGGTCGGCGACGGCGGGGTCCGTGCCCACACGCTCGTTGCGCTTGGTGAGCAGGCGGTCGGTGTGGGGGAACCAGTACATGTCGACGTGGTCGTACGACGCCGCGAGCTCGTCGAAGCGGTCCAGCCCCTCGGCCCACGACATCGGCTCCTCCGTCGCCCGCAGGTGGAACAGCGGCTCGACGGCGAAGGTGACGGTCGTGATCACCCCGAGGGCGCCGAGGCCCACCCGGGCGAGGTCGAGCACGTCGGGGTTCTCGTCGGGCGTCGCACGGAGGAGCGTCCCGGTGCCGTCGACCAGCTCGAGGCCGACCAGCTGAGCGGAGAGGCCCGCGGCGCGACCGCCGGTGCCGTGGGTGCCGGTCGACGTCGCGCCGGCGAGGGTCTGCTCGGCGATGTCGCCCATGTTGTGCAGGCTCAGCCCGAGCGCCTCGAGCTGGGCGTTGAGCACCTTGAGCGGCGTGCCCGCCCGCGCGGTGACCGTCATCGCCTCGCGGTCGACGGAGGTGATCCCGACCATGCCGTGCGGCAGCATCGCGCTGCCCTCGGGGCGGGCGATCGCGGTGAACGAGTGGCCGGTGCCGAGCGCCTTGAGGGTGCCGCCGGCGGCGCGCACCCGTCGCACCTCTGCGGCGACCTCCGCGGCACTTCTCGGTCGGAGCAGCTCCAGCCCGTCGGCCGCCTCGAGGCCCGACCAGCTACGCCAGCTCCCGCTCCCCGGCCTGCGCGACGTCATGGGACCGAACGTTAGTGGGCACCCGGGTCGCCAACGCGGCGAGCAGGGTGATGACGCCGCCGGCCACGCAGACGAGGTAGGCCGGCGACGCGCCGGCCTCGTCGATGACCAGGCCGGCGATGGCGGCGCCCGGGGCGAGGCCGGCCGCGATGCCGGTCTGCACGAAGGCCATGCCCTCGGTCAGCCGGGCCGGCGGCAGCACCTGCTCGGCGAGGGACATCGCCGCGATCAGCGTGGGCGAGATCGCCAGGCCACCGATCAGCAGCACCACGAACATGACCGGGATCGAGGGCACCAGCACGAGCGGGGCCATCGCGACGGCCATGCCGAGGGCACCCCAGCGCAGCCGCACGATGGGCCCGCTCCTCCACGAGATCGCACCCGACACGAGCCCGGCGATGAGGCTCCCGAGCGCCCAGACGGCGAGCAGGAAGCCGGACGCGCCCTTCGAGCCTTCCTCGTCGGCGAACGCGACGGTGGTGACCTCCGCGGCGCCGAACAGCAGCCCGAGGGCCGCGGCCAGGACCGTGAGCGGGATGATCGCGGCCCACGGCATCGGCGGCCGCGCCGTACCGGCGTCGTCGGACCGCTCGATCGGCGGCTCGGTCGAGCGGAGCCCCACGAACGCGTAGGTGCCGGCCATGCCGAACACCAGGGCGGCGGCGAGACCGGCGAGCGGGTCGACCGCGGTGGCGAGCATCGTCACCAGGATCGGGCCGACGAGGAACACGGTCTCGTCGGCGACGGCCTCGAAGGAGAACGCGGTGTCCAGCCGGGACGGGTCGTCCTTCAGCGCGTGTGCCCACCGGGCGCGCACGCACGTGCCGACCGACGGCAAGGCGCCGCCCGCGACGGCCGCGAGCGCGAACGTCGTCCACCGCGGCCAGTCGGCCTCGATCGACCACATCGCGCCGGCCAGGCCGACGCCCCAGGTGGTGATCGCGACCGAGAGCACCAGGCCCTGGCCCAGCCGGTCGATGAGCCGTCCCTGCACGATCGCGAACAGGGCGTTGGCGATCAGCGCGACCGCGGACACCGCGCCGGCGAACGCGTAGGAGCCGGTGGCGTGCTCGGCCAGGAGCACGATCCCGAGGCCGACCATGGAGATCGGCAGCCGGGCGACCAGACCGGTCAGGCTGAAGAGGGCGGTGGGCCGGGTGAAGATCCGGCGGTAGGAGTCGAGCATCGTAGGTCTGATCTTCCTCCCTACGATGACCACGTGCCGAATCCGTACGACGCGATCCTGCTCCTGTCCTTCGGGGGACCCGAGAAGCCGGAGGACGTGGTCCCGTTCCTCGAGAACGTGACCCGCGGCCGGGGCATCCCGCGGGAGCGGCTCGAGGTCGTGGGCGAGCACTACTTCCTGTTCGGCGGGAAGTCGCCGATCAACGACCAGAACCGCGCGCTCCTCGCCGCTCTCGAGGCCGACCTCGCCGACGCCGGGATCGACCTGCCGGTCTACTGGGGCAACCGCAACTGGGCGCCCTACCTGACCGACGTGGTGCGGCAGATGGCGGAGGACGGCGTACGGCGCGCCGCGGTCGTCGCGACGAGTGCCTACTCGTCGTGGTCGAGCTGTCGGCAGTACCTCGACAACCTGGAGGCCGCGGTCGCCGAGGTGCCCGGGGCGCCGGTGCTGGAGAAGGTGCGCCCCTACTTCGACCACCCGGGCTTCGTCGACTCCGTCGTCGACAGCACCCTCCGGGCGCTCGACCAGCTGGCCGAGGAGCAGCGGGCCGCCGCCCGGCTGGTCTTCGTCACGCACTCGATCCCGGACGCGATGAACGAGGAGAGCGGTCCGGTCGAGGGCGGCGGTGGTGCCTACCTCGCCCAGCACCGGGCCATCGCCGACGTCGTCACCGACCTGGTCGAGGCGCGCACGGGCGTTGCGCACGAGCACGACCTGGTCTTCTGCTCGCGCTCCGGCTCGCCGCGCACCCCGTGGCTCGAGCCGGACGTCAACGACCACCTCGAGGCCGTGCACGGGGAGGGGGTCGAGGCGGTCGTGCTGGTGCCGGTCGGCTTCGTCTCCGACCACATGGAGGTCGTCTACGACCTCGACACCGAGGCGCTCGCCACGGCGGAGCGGCTCGGCCTGCGCGCCGTACGGGCGGGCACGCCGGGGACCGCGCCGGGCTTCGTGGCCGCGCTGCGCGAGCTGGCGCTGCGGCGCGCCGAGCCCGGAGCGCTGCGCGGCTACTGCTCGACGCAGTGCTGCCTCCCGCGGACGGCGGCCGCCCGATGAGCGCGGAGCTCGCGGACCTCGCCGTCGAGGTCGCGGCCGAGGCCGGCGCGCTGATCAGTCGGTACGCCGCCCGCGGCGTGACGGTGGCGGACACCAAGTCGAGCGAGGTCGACGTGGTCACCGCGGCCGACCGGGCCGCCGAGGAGCTGATCCGCGCGCGGCTGCTGGGCGCCCGGCCGGACGACGCGGTGCTCGGCGAGGAGGGCGACGACGTCGCCGGCACGTCGGGCGTGCGCTGGATCGTGGACCCGATCGACGGGACCGTGAACTTCCTCTACGGGCTGCCGGAGTACTCCGTGTCGATCGCTGCCGAGGTCGACGGGGTGGTCGTCGCCGGCGTCGTCCTCGACGTCGCCAAGGGGCACTGCTACCGCGGCGCGGCGGAGGAGGGCGCGACCCGCGACGGCACCCCGCTGCGGGTCCGCGGCCCGGCGCCGCTCTCCCAGCGGCTGCTCGCCACCGGCTTCTCCTACCGGGCGGAGGTCCGCGAGATCCAGGCCGCCAGCGTCACCCGGCTGCTGCCCGTCGTCCGCGACATCCGCAGGCACGGGTCCTGCGCCCTGGAGCTCTGCCACGTCGCCGAGGGAGCCCTCGACGGATACGTCGAGGAGGGCGTCAACCTGTGGGACCACGCAGCGGGCGCGTTCATCGCCGGGCTTGCGGGAGCACGTACGGTCGTGCTGCCGGGAGCAGCCGGCAACGACCTCGTCGTCTGTGGTCCGGATCACGGGTTCGACGAGCTCCTGGAGGCCGTCAGAAGGGCCGGTTTCGCGCGGGAATAGCCTGCGCGCTCGGACTGTTCCGACGACTCGCATCCGGACCGCTGTTTGCAGGTGGTCCCGGATAGTGCACAATCTGCCGCGCCGCGACCCGGCGGGCCCGAGGGGAAAGAGCGACTGTCATGGCGACCGACTACGACGCACCGCGCAAGAACGAGGACGAGCAGTCCGAGGAGAGCATCGAGGAGCTCAAGGCGCGCCGCCACGACAAGAATTCCGGCAAGGTCGACGAGGACGAGACCGAGGCCGCCGAGTCGTTCGAGCTCCCGGGCGCCGACCTCTCCCACGAGGAGCTGGCCGTCGAGGTGAAGCCCAAGCAGGAGGACGAGTTCACCTGCATGAGCTGCTTCCTGGTCCACCACCGCAGCCAGCTGGCTGACGAGAAGAAGATGATCTGCCGCGACTGCGCCTAGCCGCTGGTCGAGGCGCGAGGCCGGCCACGGCCGAGACTCGAAACCGAGGCCCCTTACGCGTTGAGGGGCGTGTCCTTCCGCAGCGGCGGCGGCAGCTCGCCGGTCGACTTGAGGTAGTAGTTCGCGGCCTTGCGCTGAGCGAGCATGCGCACGAGCGCCACCGCGGCGCCGGTGGTCGCGGCCCACGCGACCGCCTCCCAGATCTGGACGTCCGGATCGGCCGGGTTCTCCGGTGGCTGCTTCCCGGTGCCGGCCTTCCAGCCGGCGTCGAGCGCCTTGCGTGCCACGGCGGCACCGCCGAGGGCGGCAGCGAGCGAGAAGACCGACCAGACCTTGGAGCTGTCCTTTGCCATGCCTTCGAGACTAGTGCGTCTCAGGATTCGCGCGGCAGGGTGGCCAGCGCGTCGGCCAGCGCCTCGGGGTGCCGGGAGCTGACGAGCCAGTAGGGCGTGGGGTCGGCCGGGTCGACGATGTGCACCTGGACCGCCCGCTTCAGGTAGGGCCGTAGCAGCAGGAACGCGCGGGCGTCGGCCTCGGGGCCGGCGACCCGCCAGGTCTGCTCGGCGTCGAGGGCGGCGACGTCGCCGACGTACTTGGCCTCGATCCGGGCCCGGCCGGCGCGGAACCAGCCGTCCTCCACCACGACCCGCGCGTCGCCGTACCAGAACAGGCACACGGCGAGCAGCGTGAACGCGACGCCGGTGGCGATCCACGGGGTCGGGTCGTTCTCCTGGAAGGCCACGATCATGGCGAGCCAGAGACTGGCGACGAGCATCGTGCCCTGGGCCCACCAGCGCAGCGGCACGCCGAGCCGCTCGTGGTAGTCGCTGGTCGGCCCGTCGCTCACGGGTGAATGTTCCCATCCGACCGGTGGGCGGGCGTTGCCCGGGGTCGTTACGGTTCTGCCGTGCCGCTGCCCGCCGAGCCCGACCAGCCCGACCTGCCCGCCGCCGACCTCGAGATCGCGGTCCGGCTCCTCGACCCCGACCTGCCGCTGCCGTCGTACGCCCACCCGGGCGACGCCGGCGCCGACCTCGTCACCACCGTCGACGTCACCCTGAAGCCGGGGGAGCGGATGCTGGTGCCGACCGGGATCGCCATCGCGCTGCCCGACGGCTACGTCGCGCTGGTGCACCCGCGCTCCGGGCTCGCCGCCCGGCACGGGCTGTCGATCGTCAACACCCCGGGCACGATCGACGCGGGCTACCGCGGGGAGATCAAGGTGCTGCTGATCAACCACGACCCGGTCGAGCCGATCGTGCTGCGGCGCGGCGACCGGATCGCGCAGCTGGTGGTCCAGCGGTTCGAGCGAGCGGCCTTCGTGCCGGTCGACGACCTTCCGGAGAGCGTGCGTGGCTCGGGGGGCTACGGTTCTACAGGGGGATTCAGTTCAATGGAGGAGAGCAGCTCGTGAGGTTCCGTCGCAAGTCCGACGAGGAGACGTCCGTCGTCGACGACGCCGCCGAAGAGGCCACCTCCGGCGAGGCGGTCCCGGACGGTCCCTACGACGTGGACGACCTGCCCGACGACGGCACCAACCGCATCGACCTCGGCGCCCTCCTGGTAGCGCCCAGCGAGGGCCGCGACCTGCGGGTGCAGGTCGACCAGAAGACCGGCTCGGTGCGCTCGGTGATGCTGGCCGGCAAGACCGGTGCCCTGGAGCTGCGGGCGTACGCCGCCCCGCGCAACGGCGACCTCTGGAGCGAGATCCGGCCGCAGATCGCCGCCGACGCGTCGCGCCGCGGCGGTACGGCGACCGAGCGCGAGGGGCGGTTCGGCACCGAGCTCGTGTGCGAGCTCCAGGTGAAGCGCGCCGACGGCGCGAGCGGCAAGCAGACCTCGCGCGTGATCGGCATCAACGGCCCGCGCTGGCTGCTGCGCGCCACCCTCATCGGCGAGCCGGCCCGCAACCCCGAGGAGTCCGCGGAGTGGGAGGAGGCGATCACCAAGGTCGCCGTCCGCCGCGGTGCCCAGGCGATGCCGGTCGGCGAGCAGCTCCCGATCGCGCTGCCCGAGGGCGTGCGCCCGGTCGCCCCGAGCGACGACGACGCCACCACCGAGTGACCCGGGGGACAGGGTGACCAAGAGCCGCCTGCGCCGCACGATCAGCCGCTGGGCCAACCCCGCTGAGGCCGAGGCCCGCGACCTGCGCCGCACGTTCGCCAGCGGCGAGCAGGACTCGATCGACAGCGCCCCCGACCGCACGCCGGTGCGGCTGCGCGGCACCCTGCGCACCGTGACGCTGCGCCCGCGCGGCGGCGTACCCGCCCTCGAGGCGGAGCTCTACGACGGCACCGGGACCCTCACCCTGGTCTGGCTGGGCCGCCGCCGGATCGCGGGCATCGGCCCCGGGCGCGCCATCGAGGTGTCCGGCCGGATCGGCAGCCACGACGGCGACCGGGTCATCTACAACCCGAGGTACGAGCTCCTGTGAGCGACGAGGCCAACCGCGTCGACCGCGCCGACCCCGCCGAGGAGCACGTCGAGCACCCGCTGTCCGCGGAGGCCGGCAAGAAGATCGGCGTCGACACCGTGGAGGCGCTGGTCCGCAAGCAGCTGTCCGACTCGCTGGGCGGCAAGCGCGGCATGCTGGAGGCCGGCATCCCCGGACTGGTCTTCACCGCCGTCTGGCTCCCGACCAAGGAGCTCCAGTGGGCGCTGATCGGCAGCCTCGCGATCGCCGGCATCGCGCTGCTCGTGCGGCTGCTCCAGCGCGGCCCGGTCCAGTACGTCTTCAACGCGATCTTCGGCATCGGCATCGGCTGGGTGTTCGTGCGCTGGGCCGAGAGCTCCGGCGGCGACGCGTCCGACCAGGCCCTGGCGTTCTTCCTGCCCGGCATCCTCTACAGCGGCGCCTACACGATCGTGCTCGCCGGCTCGTGCCTGGCGGGGTGGCCGATCCTGGGGTTCATGCTCGGCGCCGCGACCGATGATCCCGTGGGCTGGCACGCCGACAAGCAGGTCGTGAAGCTGTGCAGCCGGCTCACCTGGGTGATGCTGCTGCCGGGTGCGATCGGCGTGCTGCTCCAGGGTCCGGTCTGGCTGCTCGGCCACAACGACGTCATCGACACCGATCTCGCGGTGTCGATCATCGCCGTGCTGCGGCTCGGGCTCGGCTGGGTGCTGCGCATCGCCTCGTGGAGCGCGATGATCTGGCTGCTCGCCCGCAACGCCACGCCTTTGGAGCCCGAGCCGGAGGCCGAGTCCGGGTAGGCGCCTAGGCCTCCGGGTGCGAGCCCGGCGCCAGGATCCGCTCGAGCTCGTCCTCCGCCTCCGCGGGCACGACGAACAGCAGCTCGTCGCCGGACTCGACCGGCTGCTCGGGCGTCGGCACGTAGACCTGCCCGTCGCGGAGGATCGTGACGAGGGCGCAGTTGTCGGGCACCGGGATGAGCCCCGACGGCTTTCCGACGTACGGCGAGTCCGCCGGGAGCGTCATCTCGACCAGGTTGGCGTTGCCCTGGCGGAACGTGAACAGCCGCACCAGGTCGCCGACGCTGACCGCCTCCTCGACGAGCGCGGACATGATGCGCGGCGTCGACACGTTGACGTCGACGCCCCAGGCCTCGGTGAACAGCCACTCGTTGTTGGGGTGGTTGACGCGACCCACGGTGCGCGGCACGCCGAACTCGGTCTTCGCCAGGAGCGCGGTGACCAGGTTGGCCTTGTCGTCGCCGGTCGCTGCGATGACGACGTCGCACTTGTCGAGCCGCGCCTCCTCGAGGGAGGACATCTCACAGCTGTCGGCGAGCAGCCACTCGGCGTCGGGCACCCGCTCGGGCTTGATGGCGGAGGCCTGCTTGTCGATGAGCAGGACCTCGTGGCCGTTCTGGATCAGCTCGCTCGCGATCGAGCGTCCGACCGCGCCGGCCCCGGCAATCGCGACCCTCATGTCAGTGCTCCTCCGGTCCGCGCTTGAGCACCTCGTAGGCGTGTGCCGAGTTCTCCTCGCGCACCACCACGTGGAGCATGTCGCCCTCCTGCATGATGCTGTCGCGGGTCGGCAGCGTGCCCTCGCCGAGCCGGTCGATCCAGGCGACGCGCGCGCGGGCCTGGTCCTGGTAGGCGCCGACGCTGGACCCGACCCAGACCTCGGGCACCGTGATGTGGTCGAGCCGGATCGTGCCGGACGGGTCGCGGAAGTCGGGCTCGGCGCCGGCGGGCAGGAGCCGGCGCAGGACCTGGTCGGCGGTCCACTTGACCGTCGCGACCGTGGTGATGCCCAGCCGCTGGTAGACCTCGGCGCGGCCGGGGTCGTAGATCCGGGCCACGACCTGCTGGATGCCGAACGTCTCGCGCGCGACCCGCGCCGCGATGATGTTGGAGTTGTCGCCGCTCGAGACGGCGGCGAACGCGTCGGCGCGGCGGATGCCGGCCTTCTCGAGCACCTGCTGGTCGAAGCCCATGCCGGCGACCTTGTCGCCGTTGAACCCCGGGCCGAGGCGCCGGAACGCGTCGGGGTCGCTGTCGATCACCGCAACGGTGTGGTTGCGGTCCTCGAGCCCCCGGGCCAACGTCGAGCCGACGCGGCCACAACCCATGATCACGACGTGCACGGGGAAGACGCTATAGCAACGATTCACCCCGCGTGCCGCTAGTGCGCAGGGGTGTGCCCTAGCCTTGCCTGTCGTGGGTGTCGGCGACGTCTCCAAACGGATCCTGGTCGGCCGCAAGCTCCGCAGTGCTCAGCTGGGGGAGACGCTGCTGCCGAAGCGCATCGCGTTCCCCGTTTTCGCCAGTGACGCGCTCTCCTCCGTGGCGTACGCGCCCGACGAGATCTTCATCATCCTCGCCCTCGCGGGGGTGACCTACTACTCGTTCTCCCTCTGGGTGGGGCTCGCCGTCGCGGTCGTGATGCTGATCGTGGTGGCGTCCTACCGCTACAACGTCCACGCCTACCCGTCCGGCGGCGGGGACTACGAGATCGCCACCGTCAACCTCGGCCCGAGGGCCGGGGTCACCGTGGCGGCGGCGCTGATCGTCGACTACGTGCTGGTGGTCGCGGTGTCGCTGTCCTCGGCGGCGCAGTACGTCGCCTCGGCGGTCGACGTGCTGGAGGACCATCGGGTCCTGGTCGCGCTCGTGCTCGTCCTGCTGCTGGCCCTGATGAACCTGCGGGGGGTCCGCGAGTCCGGCACGTCGTTCGCCGTCCCGGCGTACCTCTTCATGTTCGCGCTCGGTGGCATGTGCGCGTGGGGTCTCGCCCGCCTGATCGTCGGCAACCTTCCCGAGGCGGCCAGCTCGGAGTTCGAGATCCTCCCCACCGAGGGCTACGACGGGACCATCACGACGCTGGCGCTGGTGTTCCTGGTGGCCCGCGCGTTCTCCTCGGGCTGTGCCGCGCTGACCGGCGTCGAGGCCATCTCGAACGGAGTCCCCGCCTTCCAGCGGCCCAAGAGCAGGAACGCGGCGACCACGCTCCTGCTGCTCGGACTGATCGCGATCACGCTGATGATGAGCGTGGTCTCGTTGGCCCGGGCGATGGACGTCAAGTACGTCGACCCGCACGACATGGACCGCCTGGTGAACCAGGACGGGAGCCCGGTCGGTGCGGACTACCACC
Proteins encoded in this region:
- a CDS encoding OB-fold nucleic acid binding domain-containing protein; this encodes MTKSRLRRTISRWANPAEAEARDLRRTFASGEQDSIDSAPDRTPVRLRGTLRTVTLRPRGGVPALEAELYDGTGTLTLVWLGRRRIAGIGPGRAIEVSGRIGSHDGDRVIYNPRYELL
- a CDS encoding DUF3159 domain-containing protein; translated protein: MSDEANRVDRADPAEEHVEHPLSAEAGKKIGVDTVEALVRKQLSDSLGGKRGMLEAGIPGLVFTAVWLPTKELQWALIGSLAIAGIALLVRLLQRGPVQYVFNAIFGIGIGWVFVRWAESSGGDASDQALAFFLPGILYSGAYTIVLAGSCLAGWPILGFMLGAATDDPVGWHADKQVVKLCSRLTWVMLLPGAIGVLLQGPVWLLGHNDVIDTDLAVSIIAVLRLGLGWVLRIASWSAMIWLLARNATPLEPEPEAESG
- a CDS encoding potassium channel family protein, with the translated sequence MGCGRVGSTLARGLEDRNHTVAVIDSDPDAFRRLGPGFNGDKVAGMGFDQQVLEKAGIRRADAFAAVSSGDNSNIIAARVARETFGIQQVVARIYDPGRAEVYQRLGITTVATVKWTADQVLRRLLPAGAEPDFRDPSGTIRLDHITVPEVWVGSSVGAYQDQARARVAWIDRLGEGTLPTRDSIMQEGDMLHVVVREENSAHAYEVLKRGPEEH
- a CDS encoding potassium channel family protein, which codes for MRVAIAGAGAVGRSIASELIQNGHEVLLIDKQASAIKPERVPDAEWLLADSCEMSSLEEARLDKCDVVIAATGDDKANLVTALLAKTEFGVPRTVGRVNHPNNEWLFTEAWGVDVNVSTPRIMSALVEEAVSVGDLVRLFTFRQGNANLVEMTLPADSPYVGKPSGLIPVPDNCALVTILRDGQVYVPTPEQPVESGDELLFVVPAEAEDELERILAPGSHPEA